The window CATCAGCGTGCCGGCGCCGTCGGGGATCGTCAGGAATTGAAGCCCGACGTTGTCCGTCTGCGCTCCGCTCTCGCTGATGTTCCAGACGGGACAGTCTCTCAGAACGGGATCGCTCTTGACGGCCTGGTACAGATCGCGCTGGAGCCTGGCGACGGGCAGCCACGACTTGTCCCTTCCTCCGACTTCGCCCTGATACGTGATGCCCCAGTTGTTCGGCTCGTTGTTGCCCTCCACGGCCAGCAAAGCGCCGGCCGAGGCCAACGGCCTGGCCTCACGAATGAGTCGGCCAAGGTCGGTGCCGCCGCTCAGCAGGCCGTAGGCGATTCGCGCGCCCGTTTGCTTGCGGAGTTCGATCATGTCGTCGACGGAGATCCGATCCTCCAGCCCGCATCGAATGAACCGAATGCCGGTGTACGTGAGAGCCTCCATCGTCCCGGCCAACGTCTCCCCCCGCCCGGTAATGCTGGAACACACACCGATGCTGTTCAGGAAATCGCTTGCGGCGACAGCCGCTGTTCCTGTTGTCTTCGTTTCCGCACCGATGGTCTTACCTACGCCAACCGACAACAGGCTCGCCGTCCCAATCGTTTGTCGTAGAAACTGTCGCCGAGTGCATCTCATCAGATCCTCAGTCCTTTCCTGTCGCTCATTCCTCGATCCTGTCGATCACCGCTTTGATGGCGGCCTTGTTGGGCCAGACATCACTTCCCTCGCTTCCGTCGAGCAGCCGGCCGTAGATCGCCGCCACGCCGCGCGTCGCCCAGCGCGGGATTTCCCTCAGGATGTCGTCATCGGAACGCAAGTCCTTCTGCGGCCAATTGCTTTGGCGTTGTCGAAAGCGATCTTCGCTCATCATGGGCCTGTCGGGAACGGCCGCCAGGCCCGCGTCGATCGCGCTGTCGCTGGTCATCGTGGACCAATGCTCCCACCCGGCGTACTGCTCGCGGCCGGAGCGAAGCGTGTTCCAGGCGATGCCGCGCGCCAGATACTCGCCCTTGTTGGCGGGTTCCGGGTCATGCCCCTTCCCGATATTGCTGTCGGAATAGCGTAGTCCGATCCAGTGGTGCCAGCCGCCAAGTTGCGGGACCAGATCGTCGAGCCACCATTTGAGTTTCGTCTCGTCGGCCCAGAACTCGACGTCCCAGCCGACCCCCATCGACCAGCCGGGCACGGGACCGAGCCGGGCGGCGATGTACCGGTTGATCCGCCGGCTCGCAGCGCCATCGTAGCCGCCGGGCAGGTTGGCAAAATCGCCGCTGCCGCCCTTGCCCCACATCCACAGATGCAGCCAGCCGCCCCGCTGCGACCATTCAGAGGCCGCCGCCTCCAGAGCAGCAAAGGTTCTCACGTCGGGCGTCGCGGAGGCGTTGCGGAGGCTACCGGTCGAGCCGATCTCGAACCAGCTACGCCCGATGGTGGCAATATGGCCGCCGTTGAAGCCGTGATGGTCGTTGAACTCGGCTACGAACGCCCGCATGCCCGCCGGGTCGTCGTGCCAACGGTGTACATCCGGCATCATAATCAGAATGGGCGTGCACTTGACCAGCTCTCCATCGGGCCCTTTCTGATGCGCCCACGCGGTCGGCTCGTCCGACAGTTGCCCGCTCCAGCCGATCCGGCTCGGATTGCTCGACGCCGTGACATTAACCGTCAGTTCCAGACCGTCGAGAGCCGCCACCGGCGAACGGGTCACGCCACGCCATCGCCCCGGCAAGGCGCCGCCGAAACGATAGACATACGTGTCGCCCGAGCCGGAGTACCACAGCAGGCTCGTACGCCGAGCGACGCCGTTCTCGTGCGTCCAGAGACACGAGCCTTCCACGTCCCATTTGCCGATATCGTCGGCGGCCCCCGGCGCTTCGATCGAGAAATCTACCCAGCGGTACAGTTCGACGTCCCTGGACAATCGGGGATAGGCCGCGTTGCCGCGCCTGTCGCTGAAGTACTGCGGGCCGTCTGCGGGGCCCTTCACAGAGAACGCTCCTCGGACGGTATTCATGGAGTCGTTGTTCTTGCCGTTGCCGCCGCCGGTGAAGACGAGCGTGAAGTCACGGCCGTCGGCGCTGAACCACTTCGGGGCGAAGGAAAAGAAGAAGACGTTGTCCGCCCAATCCAGGTTGCTTCCGGGCCGGCTCCCGCCGAATCGATCGCTCGTCGTCCAATACTTCACCGTCGTCCACGGTCCCCAGGGTTCGGGCGCGTCGAACAGGGACATCACGCCGGCGTGCGAGATGCCGTGCTCGGTCGCCAGAAGGTAACGGCGAAGTCCTGGATTGTAGCTGGCGCTGACGCACCATCCCGTCCCGTCGGGATTCTGGAAGACGGGTTTCTTTCCCGACAGCAGGCCCCAGGTCGGTCTTCGGCCGTCGATGCCGGTGAACCATTCGTACGCGTCGCGTCCGTCGAAGATGCGGCTGCGATGCACGCGGGCCAGGAACAGGACGCCGGGCTTGTGTACCTTCAGCCCGAAGGCTGACTGCGTGACATCGATGTTCTGCGGCCGGACGAAATACGAGTAGACGTGGTCGTCCCGGGCCCCGGCGTTGTCCTTGCCGTACACCAGGAAGGTGGGAATGAGCAGGTTGTCCTCCCGCCACCACCGCCAGGGGGCCTTGATCCAGGTCGCGCCGTGGTCCGTCGAGCGCGCCAGCTCGATATAATGGTAGTGGTCGCGCGGGCCACCCGTGTCCGGCACATCCGGGACAATCCAGGAATAGAGAACGCCGTCAACGCAGATGGTCCCCCAGCTCTTGCCGTTAAACCGGGCGGGATTCTCCGGGTCCTTGCCGCCCCAGACATTGAAGCCCCGATAGTCGTTCCAGTCGCCCTCGATCCGGGCGAAGCCCAGACCGACGCGCCCATCGCTGTTGGTGCCGCTAAAGCCGCCGCCGTCGCCCCAGGCGCCGTACTGGTGGTCGTCGTCCGCCCAAGTCAACTGGAAGTTGTCGCTGCCCTGCGCGTGTCGCTGGTGTGTAGACCAGTCGAGCGCCACGTCAGCAATGACGGGGCTTGGGGGATAAGGACCATCGGCAACAGTCTTCGCTGCATGGACGCTGCCACCCGTCAGTAGCGACAACAACAGTGCCACAAAGCAGGTTCGGTGGGCCTTCATTCCATCTTCCTTCCATGCTAATCGTGTTGTAGAAACGGATCTACTGTGACTGCCCTGCGGGCAAGACCCACGGGTCGGGCAGGCCGGCCTTCGTGCCGTGACGGTGATAGGCCCAGCCGTGGTCCCAGTCGGCACGGACCTCTTCACCGGTCAGGAGCGGCTCAAAGGCGAACGCGCCGACGTCCGGCGCTCGATCCTGGGGATACGCACGGCCCCAGAAGTCCGTGGTCGGTGCGTGCTGTGGCGAACCCTTGCCGATGGCGGGACTATCCGCCCGCAGCCAGAACACGCCCCGGGTCGCATCCACGAATCGGGGATTGCCCGTCAGGCCATGCGGCCCCTGGCGAGCGGAACTGGGCACGCAGAGGTTGTAGTCCACGTCCACGTCGCGGGTGTGTTCGTCGAAGGAGAAGACCTCTCCTCTTTCTGCGATCAGGATGTTGTTGGCCACGGTTTCGCCGTTGCCGTTCCAGATGGTCAGCGGCTGCTCCTCGACGACCGTGTTGTTGACGATGACGTTTTGGCCCCCGCCTTGCGGACAGGCCACGATGATCCCACGCCGGCGCACCTGGCCATACACGAGATTGTTGACGACCCGCGCGTCCTTGATGGCTGGATACAGGTGCAGGCCGTAGCTGGCGTTGTGGCGGATGACGTTGCCGCTGACGAGCAACCCTTCCCCGCTTGCGTAGATCCCGTGGTCGAACTGGATATGGCCGCCGTTGAACTCGATGAGGTTGTTCTCGATGACTCCGCCCGTGCGATTGTGCATGGCGATGCCCATCGCCTTGTTGCTGTGCACCCAGCAGTTGCGGACGACGTTGTGGTCGCCGTTCATCTTGACGCCGTCATAGCGTCCGCCCATGACCTCGAAGCCGTTGATAGTCACCCA of the Anaerobaca lacustris genome contains:
- a CDS encoding right-handed parallel beta-helix repeat-containing protein, which codes for MSGRKRWIGVVWVVMAVTGARAASYYVGPDGRPEGDGSRERPWPSVEHALSQVGSGQTIIVKPGIYRGPIQIARQFAGTRERPTVIRSEVKWQAVIVGAEHHVISNGGGCDWVTINGFEVMGGRYDGVKMNGDHNVVRNCWVHSNKAMGIAMHNRTGGVIENNLIEFNGGHIQFDHGIYASGEGLLVSGNVIRHNASYGLHLYPAIKDARVVNNLVYGQVRRRGIIVACPQGGGQNVIVNNTVVEEQPLTIWNGNGETVANNILIAERGEVFSFDEHTRDVDVDYNLCVPSSARQGPHGLTGNPRFVDATRGVFWLRADSPAIGKGSPQHAPTTDFWGRAYPQDRAPDVGAFAFEPLLTGEEVRADWDHGWAYHRHGTKAGLPDPWVLPAGQSQ